From Pseudoalteromonas sp. R3, one genomic window encodes:
- a CDS encoding YeaH/YhbH family protein, whose amino-acid sequence MAHFIDRRLNGKNKSTLNRQRFIRRYKKQIKEAVSDAINKRSVTDVSSGESISIPQRDISEPIFHQGKGGNREHIHPGNDQFTTGDKIQRPPSGQGGGAGEGNASDQGEGQDDFVFSISKDEYLDLLFEDLELPNLQKSQLDKLVQMKTHRAGFCNDGMPSNLDIVRSLKGSVARRIAMTASKRKQLKELEEQLAALLEEPVPKQTQIQQLEREISELKRKIDAVPFIDNYDLRFRNYEKRPHPTSKAVMFCLMDVSGSMDQATKDMAKRFYILLYQFLTRTYKDIEVVYIRHHTQAKEVDEQEFFYSQETGGTIVSSALKLMDEIIADRYAQGDWNIYAAQASDGDNWADDSPHCTDILTNKLLKVVRYYAYIEITTRAHQSLWREYQGIADTFDNFAMQHIRSVEDIYPIFRELFKKNRQQNAA is encoded by the coding sequence ATGGCACATTTCATCGATCGTCGACTGAATGGCAAGAATAAAAGTACGTTGAACCGGCAACGTTTTATCAGACGCTATAAAAAGCAGATAAAAGAAGCGGTTTCGGATGCCATTAACAAAAGAAGTGTTACTGATGTCTCCAGTGGAGAGAGTATTTCTATACCGCAAAGAGATATCAGTGAACCTATTTTCCACCAAGGGAAAGGGGGTAATCGAGAACACATTCATCCCGGCAATGATCAATTCACGACGGGAGACAAAATTCAGCGCCCCCCCTCTGGTCAGGGTGGCGGTGCTGGGGAAGGCAATGCCAGTGATCAAGGCGAAGGGCAGGACGATTTTGTATTTTCTATTTCAAAGGATGAATATCTGGATCTCTTGTTCGAAGACCTGGAGTTGCCAAACCTGCAAAAAAGTCAGCTCGACAAGTTAGTGCAAATGAAAACGCACAGAGCTGGCTTTTGTAACGATGGTATGCCAAGTAACTTGGATATAGTGAGATCGTTAAAGGGCTCAGTGGCCAGACGCATTGCTATGACTGCAAGCAAAAGAAAACAGCTTAAAGAGCTAGAAGAGCAATTAGCGGCTTTGCTTGAAGAGCCTGTACCAAAGCAAACGCAAATCCAGCAACTTGAGCGAGAAATATCAGAGCTTAAGCGCAAGATCGATGCAGTCCCGTTCATTGATAACTATGATCTGCGATTCAGAAATTATGAAAAGCGCCCACATCCTACAAGTAAAGCTGTCATGTTTTGCCTGATGGATGTATCTGGCTCAATGGATCAGGCAACCAAAGATATGGCCAAGCGTTTCTATATTTTGCTCTATCAGTTTTTAACACGTACTTACAAAGATATCGAAGTCGTCTATATCCGACACCACACTCAAGCGAAAGAAGTCGATGAGCAGGAGTTTTTCTATTCTCAGGAGACCGGTGGCACCATAGTGTCCAGTGCACTGAAACTAATGGATGAGATCATTGCTGACAGATATGCGCAGGGAGACTGGAACATCTATGCCGCACAGGCATCTGATGGTGACAACTGGGCAGATGACTCACCACATTGTACAGACATACTAACGAACAAGCTGCTAAAAGTAGTGCGGTACTATGCCTATATCGAAATCACAACACGCGCCCATCAAAGTCTTTGGCGTGAGTATCAAGGCATTGCAGATACATTTGACAACTTTGCTATGCAACACATTCGTTCTGTCGAAGATATCTATCCGATATTCAGAGAGTTGTTTAAGAAAAACCGACAACAAAACGCAGCCTAA
- a CDS encoding cation:proton antiporter family protein yields the protein MELLYFAVAFACGFSVYQLKLPPLIGFLLAGFVLNLLGHSSTDLLTQLADLGVTLLLFSIGLKLKVSNLVKPQVWAPASLHLVTSIAFFASLLLMLGAFGLPLFVDLSWQSACLVGFAFSFSSTVFAVKVLEERGEMASLHGKISIGILVMQDIFAVIFLAISTGKSPNIWALALLIGLPLLRPMLFWVLNRSKHGELLPLFGFFFALVLGYHGFELAGLKGDLGALIIGMIFAPHKKAGELSKALLNVKDILLVGFFLNIGLNANISLEAVLIAVLLAIVLPVKVFIYYLYTNMFRLRARTSLLSAFTLSNYSEFGLIVCAVAASSGMITTDWLAVVALAVSVTFVLATPLNKKANEIYVKLEPLLVKFESDKRLEEELPVNLTDTRIVIFGMGRIGTGAYETIHASHPGAVAGVDIKPEVVEKHISLERRVLLADATDPDFWQRVNHSNVDMVMLAMPKHMQNIYALEQLKASGFSGQVTAIANYPDQQKELEDLGVHSTYNFYLEAGSGFAEHVKEKLFS from the coding sequence ATGGAATTACTGTACTTCGCCGTTGCCTTTGCCTGTGGCTTTTCCGTCTATCAACTCAAACTCCCACCATTAATTGGCTTTTTGCTGGCGGGCTTTGTCCTCAATTTGTTAGGGCACAGCAGTACCGACTTACTCACCCAACTGGCTGATTTGGGTGTTACTCTACTGTTGTTCAGTATTGGCTTAAAACTGAAAGTATCCAACCTGGTTAAGCCTCAGGTTTGGGCACCAGCAAGTCTGCATTTGGTCACCAGTATCGCCTTTTTCGCCTCCTTATTACTAATGTTAGGCGCATTTGGGTTACCTTTATTTGTCGACTTATCCTGGCAAAGTGCTTGTCTGGTTGGCTTCGCATTCAGTTTTTCCAGTACCGTATTTGCGGTAAAGGTCCTGGAAGAAAGAGGAGAGATGGCCAGCCTGCACGGTAAAATTTCTATCGGGATCCTGGTTATGCAGGATATTTTTGCAGTGATCTTCCTCGCCATCAGCACTGGTAAGTCGCCTAACATATGGGCACTTGCTCTGCTTATTGGTTTACCTCTATTACGGCCAATGTTGTTCTGGGTACTTAACCGCTCAAAACATGGCGAACTCCTGCCATTATTCGGTTTTTTCTTTGCCCTCGTACTTGGCTACCACGGGTTCGAACTGGCGGGTCTGAAAGGTGATTTAGGCGCCCTGATCATCGGAATGATATTTGCGCCGCATAAAAAAGCAGGTGAACTGTCTAAAGCACTACTCAACGTCAAAGATATTTTATTGGTTGGCTTTTTCCTTAACATTGGCCTCAACGCCAACATCTCTCTCGAAGCCGTGCTTATTGCCGTGTTACTTGCAATTGTACTGCCTGTCAAAGTTTTCATTTACTACCTCTATACCAACATGTTCAGACTACGTGCCCGGACGTCCCTGCTTAGTGCATTTACCTTGTCCAACTACAGTGAGTTTGGTCTGATCGTCTGTGCGGTAGCCGCGAGCAGTGGCATGATCACCACCGACTGGCTTGCTGTAGTTGCACTGGCTGTGTCAGTCACTTTTGTGCTGGCCACCCCCTTGAATAAAAAAGCAAATGAAATATACGTTAAGCTTGAGCCGCTGCTCGTTAAATTTGAAAGTGATAAACGGCTTGAAGAAGAATTACCAGTTAACCTGACCGACACACGGATCGTGATATTTGGTATGGGTCGGATTGGAACCGGTGCCTATGAGACCATTCATGCTTCTCACCCAGGCGCTGTTGCCGGAGTAGATATCAAGCCTGAAGTAGTCGAAAAACACATCAGTCTTGAGCGCCGGGTGCTGCTCGCCGATGCAACTGACCCCGACTTCTGGCAAAGAGTAAATCATTCTAATGTTGACATGGTTATGCTGGCAATGCCCAAGCACATGCAGAATATCTATGCCCTTGAACAGCTCAAGGCATCTGGGTTCTCAGGCCAGGTTACTGCCATTGCAAACTACCCGGATCAACAAAAAGAGCTGGAAGATTTGGGCGTACACTCTACCTATAACTTCTATTTAGAAGCCGGTAGTGGCTTTGCTGAACACGTCAAAGAAAAATTATTTTCATAA
- a CDS encoding diguanylate cyclase — protein sequence MPASDFDMNEIHWLMDMFNTVDVGLVVLDRNYRVCVWNGFMENHSGLLPSAVKDKDVFDLFPSIDEAWFKSKSEPVFVLKNRSFTIWEQQPYIFRFKNYRPITGKADYMYQNATFIPLTTVTGEVAHICVIIYDVTDEAMNKLELEKVNKTLEKMSRTDSLTKLANRGYWEQSLRTEFKRLQRSHGSSSLLMFDIDFFKRINDAYGHSGGDEAIRHISDLLQKTLRETDVAGRYGGEEFAVTLVDTDAEGAKVFAERLRSLIENSVIYYDDKEIKLTVSLGIACCDDNFEKYEQWIEAADTALYHSKENGRNIVTVYDPSMAH from the coding sequence ATGCCTGCATCTGATTTTGACATGAATGAGATCCATTGGTTAATGGATATGTTTAACACAGTTGATGTCGGCCTGGTCGTTTTGGACAGGAACTATCGAGTGTGTGTCTGGAACGGGTTTATGGAAAACCACTCAGGTCTGTTGCCAAGCGCGGTAAAAGACAAAGATGTTTTTGACCTGTTTCCCAGCATTGATGAGGCCTGGTTTAAAAGCAAGTCAGAACCTGTATTTGTACTCAAAAACCGGTCTTTCACGATTTGGGAACAGCAGCCTTATATTTTTCGCTTTAAAAATTATCGGCCTATCACAGGAAAGGCTGATTATATGTATCAGAACGCAACCTTTATACCACTGACGACGGTCACAGGTGAAGTGGCACATATTTGTGTGATTATTTACGATGTGACTGATGAGGCAATGAACAAGCTTGAGCTCGAGAAGGTGAATAAAACGCTGGAAAAAATGAGCCGCACAGATAGCCTCACTAAGCTTGCGAATCGTGGTTATTGGGAGCAAAGTTTAAGAACGGAGTTCAAACGTTTACAGCGAAGCCATGGAAGCAGCAGTTTGTTAATGTTCGATATCGACTTTTTTAAGCGCATCAATGATGCCTATGGTCATAGTGGCGGTGATGAGGCCATTCGCCATATCTCGGATCTGTTACAAAAGACACTGCGTGAAACCGATGTCGCGGGGCGCTATGGTGGTGAAGAGTTTGCCGTAACTTTGGTCGATACCGATGCAGAAGGCGCAAAAGTGTTTGCTGAAAGACTGCGTAGTCTGATTGAAAACTCAGTAATCTACTACGATGACAAAGAGATTAAGCTGACTGTAAGTCTGGGTATTGCCTGCTGTGATGACAATTTTGAAAAGTATGAGCAATGGATTGAGGCCGCCGATACCGCGCTTTACCACTCTAAAGAAAATGGCCGGAACATAGTCACGGTGTATGATCCTTCTATGGCACACTAA
- a CDS encoding Fe-Mn family superoxide dismutase yields MAFELPSLPYAINALEPHISQETLEFHHGKHHNTYVVKLNGLIQGTDLENKSLEEIVCNSEGGVFNNAAQIWNHTFYWHSLAPNGGGEPTGKVADLINAKWGSFAAFQEAFNDKAVNNFGSSWTWLVQLADGSLDIVNTSNAATPLTEEGVTPIITVDLWEHAYYIDYRNVRPDYLKGFWALVNWDFANENLA; encoded by the coding sequence ATGGCTTTTGAACTACCGTCACTTCCTTATGCTATCAACGCGCTTGAGCCGCATATTTCTCAGGAAACGCTTGAGTTCCACCACGGTAAACATCACAACACGTACGTTGTAAAACTGAACGGCCTTATCCAAGGCACAGACCTTGAAAACAAATCTTTAGAAGAAATCGTATGTAACTCTGAAGGCGGCGTATTCAACAACGCAGCACAGATCTGGAACCACACTTTCTACTGGCACAGCCTGGCACCAAATGGCGGCGGCGAGCCAACTGGTAAAGTTGCAGACCTGATCAATGCGAAGTGGGGCTCATTCGCAGCATTCCAGGAAGCATTCAACGATAAAGCAGTGAACAACTTCGGCTCTAGCTGGACTTGGTTAGTGCAGCTTGCTGACGGTTCTTTGGATATCGTCAATACGTCTAATGCAGCAACACCTTTGACAGAAGAAGGTGTAACGCCGATCATTACTGTAGATTTGTGGGAACACGCTTACTACATTGATTACCGCAATGTGCGTCCAGACTACCTGAAAGGCTTCTGGGCACTGGTTAACTGGGATTTCGCTAACGAGAACCTTGCTTAA
- a CDS encoding GNAT family N-acetyltransferase: protein MQVKTFYELSHEELFSIFQTRIAVFVVEQACAYQEIDETDKKSDTLHVFLIEQGELQAYARCYKSALGCSAIGRVLVSQACRGKGIAQTLMTRAIEVCRTQYGVQPIHISAQTYLTQFYQSLGFEICSQAYLEDGIEHIDMVLS, encoded by the coding sequence ATGCAAGTTAAAACCTTTTACGAACTTTCTCACGAAGAGCTGTTTAGTATTTTTCAGACACGTATTGCTGTGTTTGTTGTAGAGCAAGCCTGTGCTTATCAGGAAATTGATGAGACAGATAAAAAGTCAGATACCTTGCATGTTTTTTTAATCGAGCAAGGCGAGTTACAGGCTTATGCAAGATGCTATAAATCAGCGTTGGGTTGCAGTGCCATCGGTCGTGTTCTTGTTTCACAAGCCTGTCGCGGTAAAGGTATAGCTCAGACTTTGATGACCAGAGCGATAGAAGTCTGCCGCACACAGTATGGCGTGCAACCCATACACATCTCGGCACAAACTTATTTGACTCAATTTTACCAGTCTTTAGGGTTTGAAATATGCAGCCAGGCTTACCTGGAAGACGGTATTGAACACATAGATATGGTGCTTTCATAG
- a CDS encoding PrkA family serine protein kinase, producing MSIFEHYQSRYEASQEEEFTIAEYLEICKEDKAAYASAPERLLMAIGEPEMVDTSTDARLSRLFSNRVIARYPAFHEFYGMEDAIEQIVSYLKHAAQGLEEYKQVLYLLGPVGGGKSSIAEKLKYLMQQVPIYAIKGSPVNDHPLSLFNPLEDGELLDKEYGINSRYLRTVMSPWATKRLHEFNGDISKFRVVKRYPSILDQTAIAKTEPGDENNQDISALVGKVDIRKLEHYAQNDPDAYSYSGALCLANQGLMEFVEMFKAPIKVLHPLLTATQEGNYNGTEGISALPFNGIILAHSNESEWQSFKNNKNNEAFLDRVFIVKVPYCLRVSEEVKIYKKLIENSELRTAPCAPGTLETLAKFSTLSRINEPENSSIYSKMRVYDGESLKDTDPKAKSYQEYRDYAGVDEGMTGLSTRFAFKILSRVFNFDHAEVAANPVHLFYVLEQQIEREQFSAEIQERYLSHLKGYLIPQYVEFIGKELQTAYLESYSEYGQNIFDRYVTYADFWIQDQEYRDPDTGQLFDRAALNAELEKIEKPAGISNPKDFRNEIVNFVLRARAHHNGANPVWTSYEKLRTVIEKKMFSNTEELLPVISFNAKTSAEDQKKHEDFVNRMMEKGYTQKQVRLLSEWYLRVRKSQ from the coding sequence ATGAGTATATTTGAGCATTACCAGTCCAGATACGAAGCGTCCCAAGAAGAAGAGTTCACCATAGCGGAATATTTGGAAATATGTAAAGAAGACAAAGCAGCGTACGCCAGTGCACCGGAGCGTTTGCTGATGGCAATTGGTGAACCAGAAATGGTCGATACTTCAACGGATGCTCGGCTTAGTCGCCTGTTTTCAAACCGAGTCATTGCTCGCTACCCTGCATTTCATGAATTTTACGGTATGGAAGACGCCATTGAACAGATAGTGTCTTATCTCAAACACGCCGCACAGGGCCTTGAAGAATATAAGCAAGTCCTCTATCTGCTGGGTCCTGTTGGGGGCGGTAAGTCATCCATTGCGGAAAAGCTCAAATATTTGATGCAGCAGGTGCCTATTTATGCGATCAAAGGCTCACCCGTAAACGACCATCCTCTGAGCCTGTTTAACCCTCTTGAAGACGGTGAGTTACTGGACAAAGAGTACGGGATAAACAGCCGTTACTTACGTACCGTGATGTCTCCCTGGGCGACCAAACGATTACATGAATTCAACGGCGATATTTCTAAATTTCGGGTCGTAAAGCGGTACCCTTCTATTTTGGATCAGACTGCCATCGCTAAGACAGAACCGGGTGATGAGAACAATCAGGATATTTCAGCCCTGGTTGGTAAAGTCGATATTCGAAAATTAGAGCATTATGCCCAAAATGATCCAGACGCCTATTCTTATTCAGGGGCTTTATGCCTGGCCAACCAGGGGTTGATGGAATTCGTGGAGATGTTTAAGGCGCCCATTAAAGTCCTGCATCCTTTGCTCACTGCAACACAGGAAGGAAATTATAACGGCACCGAAGGTATTTCCGCCCTGCCCTTTAACGGCATCATTCTTGCTCACTCCAATGAATCAGAATGGCAGTCATTCAAGAACAACAAAAACAACGAAGCATTTTTGGATCGTGTTTTTATTGTTAAAGTACCTTATTGCTTACGTGTTTCTGAAGAAGTCAAAATCTACAAGAAATTAATTGAGAACAGTGAGCTAAGAACTGCACCATGCGCACCTGGTACGCTTGAAACACTCGCGAAATTTTCTACGTTGTCGCGTATCAATGAGCCTGAAAACTCCAGCATCTACTCAAAAATGCGCGTTTATGATGGTGAAAGTCTCAAAGACACAGATCCAAAGGCGAAGTCATACCAGGAATACAGAGATTATGCTGGTGTGGATGAGGGAATGACTGGTCTCTCTACCCGTTTTGCCTTCAAGATATTGTCTCGGGTCTTCAACTTTGACCACGCTGAAGTCGCGGCAAACCCAGTGCATTTATTCTATGTGCTTGAGCAGCAAATTGAACGTGAGCAGTTCAGTGCAGAAATTCAGGAGCGCTACCTAAGCCACCTTAAAGGCTATTTGATCCCGCAGTATGTTGAATTTATTGGCAAGGAACTACAAACTGCATACCTCGAATCTTATTCAGAGTACGGGCAAAATATATTCGACCGTTATGTCACTTATGCCGACTTTTGGATTCAGGATCAAGAGTATCGGGATCCAGATACTGGCCAGTTATTCGACAGAGCAGCACTCAACGCTGAACTTGAGAAAATAGAGAAGCCAGCTGGCATCTCAAATCCCAAGGATTTCCGTAATGAGATCGTCAACTTCGTATTGAGAGCACGCGCTCATCATAACGGCGCAAACCCAGTCTGGACCAGTTATGAAAAACTCAGAACTGTGATAGAGAAGAAAATGTTCTCGAACACGGAAGAGCTGCTACCGGTCATTTCTTTCAATGCGAAAACCTCAGCCGAAGATCAGAAGAAACACGAAGACTTTGTCAATCGAATGATGGAAAAAGGCTATACCCAGAAACAAGTCCGCTTACTATCAGAGTGGTATTTACGGGTTAGAAAATCTCAATAA
- a CDS encoding SpoVR family protein, with protein sequence MTYNPLNDGPDWTFDLLEEYQAEIARVAAHYRLDTYPNQIEVITAEQMMDAYSSVGMPIGYAHWSYGKKFIQTEQTYKRGQMGLAYEIVINSDPCIAYLMEENTMPMQALVMAHACYGHNSFFKGNYLFRAWTDASSIIDYLVFAKNYVAKCEQKYGIDEVENLLDSCHALMNYGVDRYKRPQQISMYEEQKRQKEREDYLQSQVNELWRTIPKGKQQDEREDVKFPSEPQENILYFIEKNAPLLESWQREIIRIVRKVSQYFYPQRQTQVMNEGWATFWHYTILNHLYDEGKLSDAFMLEFLQSHTNVVYQPPYNSKFYSGINPYALGFNMMVDIRRICENPTDEDKYWFPEFAGKDWLDTLHFAMENFKDESFVSQFLSPKIMRDFKLFTIIDQEKSPHLEVGAIHDESGYQKVRNSLSAHYNLSNHEPNIQVYNVDIRGDRSLTLRYVPHNKVPLADSKKEVLKHLYRLWGFPVKLEELQDDGTVNILGQCPQENKDDSI encoded by the coding sequence ATGACATATAACCCGCTAAATGATGGCCCGGACTGGACGTTCGACTTGCTTGAAGAATATCAGGCTGAGATTGCTCGAGTGGCGGCCCACTACAGACTGGATACCTATCCGAATCAGATTGAGGTGATCACCGCGGAACAGATGATGGATGCCTACTCCAGCGTAGGCATGCCCATTGGTTATGCACACTGGTCTTACGGTAAGAAGTTCATCCAAACGGAGCAAACCTATAAACGGGGTCAAATGGGCCTAGCTTACGAAATTGTGATCAACTCAGATCCGTGTATCGCCTATCTGATGGAAGAAAATACCATGCCAATGCAGGCATTGGTCATGGCACATGCCTGCTACGGTCATAATTCGTTTTTTAAAGGAAATTATCTTTTCAGAGCGTGGACGGATGCTTCGTCTATTATCGACTATCTGGTCTTTGCGAAGAACTATGTCGCCAAGTGTGAACAAAAATACGGCATAGATGAGGTCGAAAACCTGCTCGACTCCTGCCATGCATTGATGAATTATGGAGTAGATCGCTACAAACGCCCGCAACAAATCTCTATGTACGAGGAACAAAAACGCCAAAAAGAGCGAGAAGACTATCTCCAGTCTCAGGTCAATGAGCTCTGGCGAACCATCCCCAAAGGGAAACAGCAGGATGAAAGAGAAGATGTTAAGTTTCCATCTGAACCTCAGGAAAATATCTTGTACTTTATTGAGAAGAATGCCCCGTTACTCGAATCCTGGCAAAGAGAGATAATTCGAATAGTGCGCAAGGTATCTCAGTACTTTTATCCGCAAAGACAGACGCAGGTGATGAATGAAGGCTGGGCGACGTTTTGGCACTATACAATATTGAATCACTTGTATGACGAAGGTAAGTTGAGCGACGCTTTTATGTTAGAGTTTTTACAAAGCCATACTAATGTCGTCTATCAACCACCTTACAACAGTAAGTTTTACTCTGGTATAAACCCGTATGCACTGGGTTTTAATATGATGGTAGATATTCGCAGGATCTGTGAAAACCCAACTGACGAAGATAAATACTGGTTTCCAGAATTTGCTGGCAAGGATTGGCTCGATACCCTCCATTTTGCCATGGAAAACTTCAAAGATGAAAGCTTTGTTAGCCAGTTTCTGTCACCTAAGATCATGAGAGATTTCAAGTTATTTACTATTATAGATCAGGAGAAATCACCTCACCTGGAAGTGGGCGCCATCCACGACGAGTCTGGCTATCAGAAGGTCAGAAATAGTTTGTCTGCGCATTATAACCTGAGTAATCACGAACCCAATATTCAGGTGTACAATGTGGATATACGAGGCGATCGCTCGCTTACATTAAGGTACGTTCCCCATAACAAGGTACCCCTTGCTGATTCAAAGAAAGAAGTGCTAAAGCACCTTTACCGGCTATGGGGATTTCCAGTTAAACTCGAAGAGCTGCAGGATGATGGCACGGTGAACATTCTGGGTCAGTGTCCGCAGGAAAATAAAGATGACTCCATTTAG
- a CDS encoding response regulator: MSTPVLICDDSKLARRQLARSLPDDWDIKVEFAEHGLDCIEKIKAVSPEILFLDLNMPHMDGYEVLQAINEQGLNVLTVVVSGDIQPNAHQRVMELGAIDFIRKPCDAAKLEEIITHHGIKDKAIRANLVHKLGEQLEPEIRDIYQEITNVAMGQAGDLLARLLNVFVELPIPNVNVLEVNELHMALQAIDASATTSGVCQGFIGGGVSGEALLLLNDSSFKEIASLMSYTGELNQKVELELLMDISNILIGAILTGLSKQLDMPFSQGHPVVLGQHCEVSELVKANKDRWQRTLAIEISYGIEDHDINCDLMLLFTEDSLKTLKYKVEYLLED, from the coding sequence ATGTCAACACCTGTCCTGATATGCGATGATTCAAAATTGGCACGCCGGCAACTGGCGCGATCATTGCCAGACGACTGGGATATTAAAGTGGAATTTGCAGAACATGGCTTGGATTGCATTGAAAAAATAAAAGCGGTCTCACCCGAGATTTTGTTTTTAGATCTAAATATGCCTCACATGGATGGATATGAGGTGTTACAAGCAATAAACGAACAAGGATTGAATGTTTTGACAGTTGTCGTCTCTGGAGATATCCAGCCAAATGCGCACCAAAGAGTAATGGAATTAGGTGCGATCGATTTTATACGTAAGCCCTGTGATGCTGCAAAGCTAGAAGAAATCATTACGCATCATGGGATCAAAGATAAGGCTATTCGTGCCAATCTGGTGCATAAGCTCGGTGAGCAACTTGAGCCTGAGATCCGAGATATTTATCAAGAAATTACGAATGTCGCAATGGGGCAGGCAGGTGACTTGCTCGCTCGGTTACTTAATGTATTCGTTGAATTACCTATTCCAAATGTAAACGTGCTAGAGGTCAATGAACTGCACATGGCGTTGCAAGCGATTGATGCGAGCGCCACGACGTCGGGTGTATGTCAGGGGTTTATTGGAGGTGGAGTATCGGGAGAAGCCTTGCTTCTGCTTAATGACTCCAGCTTCAAGGAAATTGCATCATTGATGAGCTATACGGGTGAACTCAATCAAAAAGTAGAACTTGAGCTACTGATGGACATTAGCAATATCCTGATTGGTGCCATCCTGACTGGTTTATCAAAACAGTTAGACATGCCATTTAGTCAGGGGCACCCGGTCGTGCTTGGACAACATTGTGAAGTTTCAGAGCTCGTAAAAGCGAACAAAGACCGCTGGCAACGTACACTAGCGATAGAAATAAGTTACGGAATTGAAGACCACGACATCAACTGCGATTTAATGTTGTTGTTTACTGAAGACTCACTTAAAACACTCAAATATAAAGTTGAGTACCTGTTAGAAGATTAG
- a CDS encoding sporulation protein: MFKKLLASVGIGAAKVDTILETEHLHPGQKFQAQIVVLGGDVEQEVSGLELALMTKVKVEGDSGEYYANQVIEKWRIGNKFTIAPGEKKVIPFEARLHSETPITEINAPYNHSYVWLETGLDIDLAMDPSDKDLLHIYPNEAVKNCLMAMDKLGFRMVKADVERGYLKASNFQSVSGCYQEIEYRPANTSLFGLQEVELSFVPEAHRTHVLIELDRAFRGDGYVDLTIEHDQVNLSQLCDQLERLFA; the protein is encoded by the coding sequence ATGTTTAAAAAGCTCTTGGCATCCGTAGGTATTGGTGCCGCGAAAGTAGATACAATTTTAGAAACAGAACATTTGCATCCAGGTCAAAAATTCCAGGCGCAGATAGTTGTGTTGGGTGGCGATGTAGAGCAAGAAGTAAGTGGCCTTGAGCTGGCGTTGATGACAAAAGTGAAGGTTGAGGGTGACAGTGGCGAGTACTATGCAAATCAGGTAATCGAGAAATGGCGTATTGGTAACAAATTCACAATTGCGCCGGGCGAGAAAAAGGTGATCCCATTTGAGGCCCGCTTGCACTCTGAAACCCCGATTACTGAAATTAACGCACCATATAATCACAGCTACGTATGGCTGGAAACAGGGCTGGACATCGATTTGGCCATGGACCCGAGTGACAAAGATTTGCTACATATCTATCCTAATGAGGCCGTCAAAAATTGTCTGATGGCCATGGATAAACTAGGGTTTAGAATGGTGAAGGCGGATGTTGAACGAGGCTACCTCAAGGCATCTAACTTTCAGTCTGTATCGGGGTGTTACCAGGAGATCGAATATCGTCCGGCTAACACATCTTTGTTTGGTCTTCAGGAAGTCGAGCTATCTTTTGTCCCTGAAGCACATCGAACGCATGTACTAATTGAGCTGGACAGGGCGTTTCGCGGCGATGGCTATGTTGACTTGACTATTGAGCATGATCAGGTGAACTTATCTCAGTTATGTGACCAACTGGAAAGGCTATTCGCCTAA
- the tpx gene encoding thiol peroxidase, with translation MRIISLLTASLLTLTNPVCANELQENQVDAGKVSAQGKPVTLLGQGIKVGDSAPDFKVVDGSFVPVTLANYVGKPVLISVVPSLDTGICSLQTKYFNEKVAKEFSDVAMLTISADLPFAQKRFCKTENIDQIDTLSDSVWRDFGAKYGLYIKDMGLLSRAVLVLDKDHKVVYKQLVSNLASEPNYQGAIEALKQL, from the coding sequence ATGCGAATCATATCCTTGCTTACGGCATCACTGTTGACTTTGACAAACCCAGTCTGTGCCAACGAGCTGCAAGAAAACCAAGTTGACGCAGGAAAAGTCAGTGCACAGGGCAAGCCTGTCACTCTGCTAGGACAAGGCATTAAAGTCGGCGACTCAGCCCCCGATTTTAAAGTTGTTGATGGCAGCTTTGTGCCAGTTACATTAGCCAATTACGTGGGTAAACCCGTGTTGATAAGCGTCGTGCCCAGCCTTGACACCGGGATCTGCTCTTTGCAGACCAAGTACTTTAACGAAAAGGTGGCCAAAGAGTTTTCCGATGTCGCGATGCTTACCATCAGCGCTGACCTCCCCTTTGCTCAAAAGCGCTTCTGCAAAACGGAGAACATTGATCAGATTGATACATTATCGGATTCAGTATGGCGCGATTTCGGAGCCAAATACGGCCTTTACATTAAGGATATGGGCCTGCTAAGCCGAGCTGTACTGGTATTAGACAAAGATCACAAGGTAGTTTATAAGCAACTTGTTAGCAATCTAGCCAGTGAACCCAATTATCAGGGCGCAATTGAGGCGTTAAAACAACTTTAA